In Alkalimarinus alittae, the DNA window AATGAAGATGCATTTGCTGAGCCTGAAAGTTACCTAGGTATTTTAGGTAAATCTAATTAGCGCTTGGGATGCTTGTCATGAAACGCGATATGAATAAAATTAAAGGCTTCGCTTCTAATTCTGTGACTATTTTTGAGTATGGCTACCTCAGCGCCGATTTAGAAAATGCATATTGCGCTAAAATAAGTGCTCAGTCGTTTTACTACCTTGAACGTCTTGCGTTAACTCAAGACAATAAAACTAATGAGCTTTTACGATTGTGTGACTACCAGGGGGCAAAAGCCATTAAGGTGATGAATTACGTAGGGGTAATTCAAACTCCGTTTGGTGAGCATATAGAGATCTTACCTAAAATTGCGCGTAGGTTGCCTGATGCCAATGCATCGAGTACAGGTGAGGCTTTAGCACGAGAAGCCTTGCTCAATATGCTGAAACACCTTAAACACTTTCGGCACATTGAATCATCTGACTCCCAGGTAGCCGCTTTGAAAATGCCGCTGTTGGAAGTGTTTATTCGCCAGTTCCTACAAAGCGTTAACCAACTGGTTAAGCGTGGGTTAAGATCTGACTATGTACGAAGAGAAGATAATCAATCGTTCCTCAAAGGCAAGTTGTTAACTTCCAAGCAACTAAAACATAACTTGATTAACCAACATTGTTTTTATGTGGAATACGACGAGTACCTTCAAGATCGTCCTATTAACCGCCTGATTCATACAGCCCTTAACAAAGTAGCAGGCCTGGCGCAGTTGAACTCGCATCAAAAATTATGCCGCGAGTTGTTGTTTGCTTTTGCAGACATACCCCTTAGCAAGTGTATTAAAAATGACTTTACATCTTTGCGCTTAGATCGTGGCATGGATTACTACCATACTCCGTTGGCATGGACGCGTTTAATTCTGGAGGGAGACA includes these proteins:
- a CDS encoding McrC family protein, with amino-acid sequence MKRDMNKIKGFASNSVTIFEYGYLSADLENAYCAKISAQSFYYLERLALTQDNKTNELLRLCDYQGAKAIKVMNYVGVIQTPFGEHIEILPKIARRLPDANASSTGEALAREALLNMLKHLKHFRHIESSDSQVAALKMPLLEVFIRQFLQSVNQLVKRGLRSDYVRREDNQSFLKGKLLTSKQLKHNLINQHCFYVEYDEYLQDRPINRLIHTALNKVAGLAQLNSHQKLCRELLFAFADIPLSKCIKNDFTSLRLDRGMDYYHTPLAWTRLILEGDSPISMQGKANALSLLFPMEAVFEAYVGSILKSVVRQEYRLEEQRSFRSLVVHEHKKWFKLKPDFLVLNQKDTVLVMDSKWKLLNSSKANGYEKYGLSQADFYQMFAYGHKYLEGQGQLVLIYPVSETFKEPIQASFDYDSNLKLWVVPFDIDPAVKDVDRLKLPDGLDLDVFRDC